One stretch of Miscanthus floridulus cultivar M001 chromosome 18, ASM1932011v1, whole genome shotgun sequence DNA includes these proteins:
- the LOC136524744 gene encoding uncharacterized protein encodes MLHPLDAATAEVCAVDELRTSDLRALRGIELRTDVDIHNDKLHLSKQQDDIALKAHVANMTRTRRGTFGDDASGSDGRGNGHEDLPPPPHPTPAEMMAQLMETQRAMGEVLYGLAQNAGQGRGRDQHQGPKPNQFSTFKDFLDTKPPVFKEAEEPLQSDEWLNTIEQKFRLLRLTEHLKTEYASHQLHGPAGIWWSHHRSTLPGDAQITWNQFKVAFRGHYIPPGLMSMKHTEFMRLTQGTKGLTEYLHAFNNLSSDALTQENQNNIYTASKNRKRAFEAGVSQSQAPTNARPQFRPPAPKFRPPQKKAQPSQNQQVYHKAYSVALPKGSTGQSSSNVPPNGMPCWNCNKTGHWSRNCPYPRKNNNQKQGNSSGRQGHVHYTTMEEIPSGEVVTAGIDVILGMNWMKNHGVLIDTSTRTVMLRDPKNNEAFLVPLPREFDLHNVANAIQSVALPDIPVHPKVRLQVEVVERAAQVAQQDPYVAQGFEESS; translated from the exons ATGCTCCATCCGCTTGACGCGGCCACTGCCGAGGTCTGTGCCGTTGACGAGCTCCGCACCAGCGACCTCCGCGCACTACGTGGCATCGAGCTCCGCACCGACGTCGACATCCACAACGACAAGCTCCATTTGTCCAAGCAGCAAGATGACATTgcgttgaaagcgcatgttgcaaat atgacgcgcactcgTAGGGGAACTTTTGGTGACGATGCAAGTGGCAGTGATGGCCGTGGCAATGGTCACGAGGATCTTCCCCCACCACCGCATCCTACCCCAGCTGAGATGATGGCTCAGCTAATGGAAACTCAACGTGCTATGGGTGAAGTGTTGTACGGTCTCGCGCAGAATGCTGGACAAGGACGTGGAAGAGATCAGCATCAGGGACCTAAACCTAACCAGTTCAGTACTTTTAAGGACTTTCTCGACACCAAGCCTCCTGTCTTTAAGGAAGCAGAGGAACCACTGCAGtcagatgagtggttgaatacaatTGAACAGAAGTTCCGTCTTTTAAGGCTCACTGAACACTTGAAGACCGAGTATGCATCGCACCAGTTGCATGGACCAGCAGGCATATGGTGGAGTcaccatcgatccactttgcctggAGATGCTCAAATTACATGGAATCAGTTCAAGGTTGCATTTAGGGGGCATTATATTCCCCCAGGTCTGATGAGCATGAAGCATACGGAATTTATGAGGCTGACGCAGGGAACTAAGGGTTTGACagagtatctgcatgcctttaacaatttgtcaag tgatgcactAACCCAAGAGAACCAGAACAACATCTATACAGCATCCAAGAATCGCAAGCGAGCTTTTGAAGCCGGAGTATCTCAGTCCCAAGCTCCTACCAATGCAAGACCCCAGTTCCGCCCTCCAGCTCCAAAGTTTAGACCACCCCAGAAGAAGGCACAGCCAAGTCAGAACCAGCAAGTATACCACAAGGCTTATTCTGttgctctacctaagggtagcactggacagagtagctccaatgttccacctaaTGGTATGCCATGCTGGAATTGCAACAAGACTGGCCATTGGTCAAGAAATTGTCCATATCCCAGGAAAAACAACAACCAGAAGCAGGGCAATTCTAGTGGACGTCAGGGACATGTacactataccaccatggaagagattccctctggtgaagtggtcacggctg GTATTGATGTGATTttggggatgaattggatgaagaaccatggtgttcttattgatacctcgactagaactgttatgttgagggatcccaagaataatgaggcttttctagtaccccttcctagggagtttgatctccataatgtggccaatgctatccagTCTGTGGCCCTTCCTgatattccg GTCCATCCCAAGGTGAGGctgcaggtggaggtggtggagcgaGCAGCTCAGGTGGCACAGCAAGACCCGTATGTTGCCCAAGGCTTTGAAGAAAGCTCGTGA